Below is a window of Sceloporus undulatus isolate JIND9_A2432 ecotype Alabama chromosome 9, SceUnd_v1.1, whole genome shotgun sequence DNA.
ATGGCAGGGTGAGGGGGTCCATATTGGAAAACAGAATGAGGACCTCCAGTTGTCAATTTGTGACATCATTATCTTTTTTACCAGTGGCtttatgtttcattttggatATTTTGGTCTCCAAATGTCTGGAGCCATCTTTGTTTTTAGTCATACTGctgtacatttcagccttcactAGTCCAGGATGCTGTTCATCTCCAGAGtgttttctcttgctttttcccctccctgctttctaaGGTTCTTGTCATCATGGTGTTGTTTCTTGGTCTCCTTCCAGATTTCCTCTTCAAATTCCTGGTAATTGGAAGTGCCGGAACCGGGAAGTCCTGCCTCCTCCATCAGTTCATTGAGAACAAATGTGAGTGGGTTTATTTTGCCTGTATCAAATGCTATGCTACGGGCAGTATATAAGAAGTTAAAAATAGAAAGCAGTACAACGGAAACAATGTGAAGTACAATCTGAACAAAACCATGATAAAAATAAGGTGGAGGGGAAGTATTGCCAAGAGTTATACAGTAGTCGTAACTTTAAATGGGGTTGTTGTTGGTGAAATGGCACTAGAAAAATGCCATCTTTAGAGCCCACTTACAAGCAGGTAAAGTGAGATCTCTGGAGAGTACCATCCTAGAGATAATTGGACAGGATGGACTCCACAGCAGGAAAAagccctttccctccttcctctacTGAACCTCTGTCAGTAGAGAGATGTTGTCTGCCTGGTTCCTGCATGAACAGAGTGTTCTCTGTGTTCTCGTAATgcatctgttcattttattttgaaacagtCCCCATAAGATACTCTTACTTTCAGGGGAGGAGACTGAGATATGTCTGTAtctcaaggaagaaaatgtgtaGCATAGCCAACCTCTTAACTTATTCAAAGTCACAACAAAATGTTAAGCAGCACCAAGGTGGGAATGGTGGGAATGTTATTtgtctggatttcagcaaagcatttgatcaggtaatagaatcatagagttagagacatcaagggccatccagtccaaccccctgctatgcaggaacacagaatcaaaacacctgactatccagcctctgtttacaaacctccaaagaaggagactccaccacactcggagggagcgtgttccactcttactgtcaggaagttcctcctaatgttgaagtggtccccctataatattttgattagcaaactgattaatgGGGAAAGATATGAACACTGTCAgatgatccatagttttttggaaCATGATGCTCAAATAGTCATAATCAGTGATTGTGCTTCAAACTGGAAAGAGGTCTCGAGTGGAGTGCCTCAGGTTTCTGTCCTAAGGCCATTACTTGTCAACATTGttatcagtgacttagataaTAGGGCGGAGAGAAtccttatcaaatgtgcagatgacacaacACTGGGAGGgatagctaacacattggaagatgggaacagaattcaaaaggacttaataataataataataataataataataatagtttgtttatattttcccacctctcccaggtgaatcgaggcaggattacagttcATAAATAAACTAAAAGATTGGGCAGAAGCAACCTCTTGACactaagagcagttcaacagttgaaccaattgcctagaaaggtggtggggtctcctcctctggatgtcttcaaaaatagGCTGGATAGTTGCCTGCTGGGATGCTgtagctggagatcttgcactgagCAGCAGGTTGGACTTGATGTtacatgaggccccttccagctctgattctGTGATGGCTTCTGGGCCTCAGTGTCTCCTATAATACCGAAAAAAGTTGTGGGAAGAAGTTCCCTTTTATGtgatggacccccccccccaaaaaaaccccactcaaTCAACTAACCTGTTCCTGATTTAATTGATTTACATGATATTTTCCCTTTGTTCAGAGTGGCTTGTCTAAAATAATGTAATTAATAGAATGTCACCTTAAAAAAAGTAGCAGTTTACACAATGCAAAATTTAAACATTGCAGGAGCCATTAAAAAGCCAGTCAAATGGCTTCTCCAGTAGATGGATATTCCAGAGGGCATATACAGCTCTTGATTCAGTTTGGAAAATTGTactcctgctgctgctactgaCTGTGTTATGAAGTGAATGCATGCAGCAGAGGCTTGTGCTGTGACTTTGTCTTATCACTGGGCTCTGTTTTATGACCCTAATGATAAACCTGTATACATGcagggcttgggagtgtgtgaACACTATCTCAGGAATCTTATCAACAGCCCTGGAAAGTACGCTAATATTATTAATTCAAGAGCCCAGATGTGAAGCTGAGGCATAGCGAGATTTGTATGTTTACAGCTCAGAGTATGAGACAAAGGTCTGCTTGCACTTTACCAAATACACTTTTAAAGTCTGTTGTGTTTGTGACTTTGATTATATTGTGTGGCCAGCGTTCCAAGCTGCCCAAGGTGTCCCCATAATGAGGGGATGGCAGTTGTACTTCTCAGCAAAAGTCCATGTGTTTATCTGCTCTCTTTACCATCCCCTGGCCCAATATATATTGTCTTGTTTTACACTGACGCATAAGGCAGATGGAAGGAAAGGGAGTTccctttttctgaaataaaacACTCAAACACAGAACACTCAAAGCTGTTACATGAAGTGAATTGGTGATGGAAGGATAGGTCCCCTTCCACCCACTTCCTTCCTGTGCTGCAACAGAGTGTAAAAGAGCCACACAGGATGCTTTCCTTAGGTGCTGCACTGCACTTGTACCTTGAAGCTATCCTCGCTTCTTTTTCGTCCTGGCACTTAACATTAATCTGTCTGCTGTGCCATTGCCCCATTAGCCCTAAATCAAATGTTTGTGATGGTTAATAACTCTCAAGTTAAAACATTGGTAGAACAATTCTTTGCTTCCTTTGCAATGGTTTGGGACTTAGGGTTCCTGAACTGTTGTGTTTTTGTGAGGATTTTAAAGACTTTCTCTGGTTGACTGCTTTGTGCCCTTTGTCCAATCCTCATTTATCTTTTGTGATTTTTCTCTGTGTTTATACAGTCAAGCAGGATTCTAATCACACAATTGGGGTGGAGTTTGGATCAAAGGTTGTGAACGTTGGTGGCAAAACAGTGAAGCTCCAGATCTGGGATACAGCTGGGCAAGAGCGGTTTAGGTAAGGGAAAGATTCCATGTTGAACTTAGTGGCATCTCAGTGATGATTGGTTGTTTTTCAAGCTCTCAAGAAGGTTCAACAGGTGAAGGGTGTCTTACTCTtatgggctggcatcctgttagtgacatatgcaaatATATGCCTACCTTACGCTTGTGCCTAATTTTTTTGCCTAATGTTGATATTCTCTCCTACCCTTCAAAAGGAACAAATCACTCCATTCCTGGATGTCTAGTTTTCCTATGACAGTCTCCCTTAATAGTTCTGTGGCTGAGATTATTACAGTTTACATCATTAAATTATTCAGCAATTTTTCCCTTCTGCCATTGATTCCTGCTATAAACAGATTGCACTAAATTTCTGTATATAGTGGCTGCCCTTTGCTTGCAGTTCTGCCCCTTGTCCATGCATAATATTTCATAAAAGGTTGTAGGACGAAGGTAGTTCCCTTATGAGTGGGAATTTCTTTGGTGGGCAAAAGGcagctccagatgttgttggacaccAGCCCCTTCACCTCtacccagcatagccagtggtgaggaggGCTGGGAGATGCAGGCCAACGACATCTGGaggtttgcctacccctgttgtatgTTTCTTTGCTTTTGAACACAGATTCCCTAGTCTGTTGCTTTCTTGATGTGTTGGACTAAACCTCCCACACTCACAGAGCCAGCATATCTAATACTGGCTGTGGGATTGCGGGAGTCGTAGTCCAACCTATTGTGGTTGTGggatttgggagttgtagtccagttcaTGGTGGCTATTGAGTTGTCTGAGTTCTGTTTCAACACATAAAAATGGAGAAGGCAGTTGAATGGGATTGTAGACTACAAATCAAGAATTCCCTGAATTCTGCTTTTGATGCCCATGTGAGACTTCAATCTCTTTCCCTTTAGGTCAGTAACAAGAAGCTATTACCGGGGAGCAGCAGGGGCTCTCTTGGTCTATGACATTACCAGGTGAGTCTCTTCATTTGTATCTTTTCATCTGGAGGCCAGAAGGAATCGTTGTGATAGATATGGACCTGTTCCAAGTCTCAAGGGCTAAATTGTTATCTTTGGAGATCCAGGAGAAGGATCCCCAAATGGCCTCTGGGGTAGGGATCTTAGTGAGCATTTACTTGATTGTTGAGATGTGGGGTGTTTGTTTGACACCTAGGACAGGGAGGGCAATTTCATAGGTCTGGGGCACAGTTTTCTGTCTCTGGGACCTCCCATGGGCTCTGCAGAGTGCCCCAGATAtcagaaaatgaatttaaaaaattccaaaatatctagaagtcCATTTTGAGAAATGGGTAATTGttaatgttaaacagtgcagggagatgctgtgtttcatttaaaaaacaaatcactaTTCCTGCAGGCTTCCAAGAAAGGGagttcaccattttgttttttgccaGATAAGGGGTAGTCAAGGGGCAGGTGTTGGTGCTGGCAAAATAGCCCTAAGGGGTGCAGACAGACCCAGGACTGCACTTTATCCATTCCAAATATAGGGGAATGGGGGACTCCTTCATGGCACTGGAGCGGAGAAGGCTGGATACTGTCCTACAAGCTTGCTTGGGGAGAAGGTAGAAGCATCCCTCTATCCTCTTTCCTTTTTGTCTGCCTGAAAAAGCCCTCTCCCCATTTTTGTCCTGCAGCAGAGAGACATACAATGCCTTGACCAACTGGTTAACAGATGCCCGGACTCTGGCCAGCCCCAACATAGTCATTATTCTCTGTGGCAACAAGAAAGATCTGGATGCTGATCGGGAAGTCACATTTTTGGAAGCTTCGCGTTTTGCTCAGGAGAATGGTAACCTCTGCAAGGGGATGGCTGTGCTGGgaagcaggggtggggaaagggTACTTCCTTAGCATACTGACCATTTAGTTCAAGCAACTACTTTCTCCACCACCCAGTCCTTGAACTGGGCTTCGCTGTTCCTCCCAGATGGCAAAACAACTGTTTCTCTGGTGTCAAATAGAGTTGCTTTTTGAGGTGTGCTTGTGTACATTGTGTTCTTCTTGTACTATCCGTGTGGTGGCAGAAGTGGGATTGGAGTACTGTTGTTGCATATCCAGCAGGGGTTGCTAAAGTGTTATCACATGGCTTTGGAGCTGAAGACATGCTCTCTCTCATGCCTTCATTCTCTCTTTCAACTCATAGGAGGCTCCTTGCCTGCTTAATTATTGTGCCTGTTGACCAGTTAATgagtaatagttttttgtggccttTTTGTTTGATCACATGCAAACCTCATGAGGCAACTAACCGTCAATCTTGGGAGGAAGAAGGGGTAGTGGGAGAATGGAAGGAGGAGGTAGTGAGTCCTGGAATGATCCTGGAATTGTGCTTACTGAACAATTTATCCCAGCCACTTTTCTTAGAGCCTTCTATGAACAAgtttccattttgaagctgggagGAGAGAACTTTTGCACCACTCCCTCCTTTCTTGAACTCGCATGACTGCACAAAACAAATTGATTCTGtgtcctttctccccccccccctccaacctgGCAGAGTTAATGTTTCTCGAGACCAGCGCCTTGACCGGGGAGAATGTAGAAGAAGCTTTCTTAAAATGTGCCCGGACTATACTGAACAAAATTGAATCAGGTGCGTCTGGCTCCCTTTCTTATCTAAGAAAACGCCCCCTTCCTCGACCAAGTTTGAGTGAAAATAGTTTTGCCCTGTAACATTGATAACCCCAAAGTATgtggggctatgtgtccatgaAGACAGTTCCTGATGTTTCCTGACAGAACAAAACCGCAAAATGTCAGTGGCACATATGAGATAACTGATAGAAGAACATATTTTCCCTCAAGTTATTTTTTGACATGTCATGAGGAGACAGTTCTTTTAGAGAACGAATTTTTTGACAGTGATACAGCCTTTGTCTTCTAACATTGCTTTCTAGAGTTGATTTTCTATGACTGCACTATAATGCCATTAGTGATGTATGTAGGATACAAAAATGTGTTCAACTGTGCTGGTAAAGGGTGTTATTCTTCGGGTATAACACTCTGGAACACATCCAGCCAGGTTGgcttttggaagctgagcagatTTGGTATGGTTAGTATTTAACTACCTGGAGAAGATTTTGGAATAATTAGTACTGAAGATTATGattaatatataaaaaacatgtatttatttGGAAGACAATTTATATTTATGCTGATTGACAGGGATAAGGTTTGTGACTTTATGATTTGTGAAGGGGAGGgatagagggagaagaagaaaaaattaatcACAATACAGTATTTGTATTGGAAGAAGGATTTATTGTTTGTGTCAGGATtaatattgttaaaaataaaaaagaggaaaaatactAGGGATCCAGCTATAGAGGCTGGAAAGAATCTTGCCTAAAATCTACCATACTATTCTTGTGACTATCTCTTTCTTACTAACCTTCCAGGTGAACTTGATCCGGAGCGGATGGGCTCAGGCATCCAGTACGGGGATGCTTCCCTGAGGCAATTGCGGCAACCGCGAGGGACCCAAGCACAGACCCGACAGCAATGCAACTGCTAGAGCCAAAATTCAAGCACGCTGAAAACTGTCTTGCAAGGTAAACCTGGGCAGGGATGTAATGGGGAGATTGCTGTAGCCAAGGCATGTGATGTGTTTGGGAGTCTTATGGCAACCTTGCCAGGATGGTGTGGTGGTTGGTTCTGACCATGTGCCAAGCATTATGTGCATAGTGAAagctggaaaacaaaatgaagactGGTGGTCATCTTCTGTGAGAGGGTAACCCATAGGAACTGGGAAATCTTTTCCACAGCTTTCTTACAAGaactttaaaaacagaactaTGTAGTTGTGAATTGACAGGTATGGGCATGCTAAAGCattgggaaaagaggaaggaagggagaccaCTGCAATCCCTTCCTTTTTCTGAGTCCATCTCaagtgttgctgctgttgtgctgCTCCTAGCCTCCTTTTTGATCCACTTCTCCTCACTATTATACCACTCCAAACACATATGATCACATCTCAGTTTAGAACAACCATGCTCCACCAGGCAAACCATCACTGCCCCTAGAAAGTTATTACAGCAAGGTTTAAATCTGTCTCCACATATGTGCTAGTTTTAAAGAAATCTATTGAGGGAAGAAGCCATTTCTTATGAGCCCCTAGGTTCGATCCCTGCTAGAAGGATCACTCATAACTAGTTGGGGAAGCCCTGAGACTGTCAGTTGATATTGTAATATTTATTGACAGTTGGATGGACCATTGGTTCTGGATTGGGTAAAACAGTGTTGTACAGCATGTTTTGAGGGTTGCTTG
It encodes the following:
- the RAB4B gene encoding ras-related protein Rab-4B; the encoded protein is MSETYDFLFKFLVIGSAGTGKSCLLHQFIENKFKQDSNHTIGVEFGSKVVNVGGKTVKLQIWDTAGQERFRSVTRSYYRGAAGALLVYDITSRETYNALTNWLTDARTLASPNIVIILCGNKKDLDADREVTFLEASRFAQENELMFLETSALTGENVEEAFLKCARTILNKIESGELDPERMGSGIQYGDASLRQLRQPRGTQAQTRQQCNC